A genomic window from Punica granatum isolate Tunisia-2019 chromosome 2, ASM765513v2, whole genome shotgun sequence includes:
- the LOC116195795 gene encoding pentatricopeptide repeat-containing protein At4g20090 isoform X5, with translation MIMLFRIIRSKRLNPILLGAKKNLSFSVPCKSSNPTLCDSSARKQLDTETAIPEEIFKSAPKSGSYKLGDSSFYSLIDSYASSGDFWSIEKVFERMKRESRVFLERSFITVFKAYGKARLPEKAIDLFYRMVDEFQCKRTVKSFNSVLNLIIQAGLYNRAVEFYSSIMSAKDVSITPNVLSFNLIIKSFCKLGLVDRAVEILREMPAKNSAPDVFTYCTLMDGLCKQDRIGEAICLLDEMQTEGCFPSSVTFNVLLNGLCKKGDLARASNLVDNMFLKGCLPNEVTYNTLIHGLCLKGKLDKAVQLLNRMVDSNCVPNDVTYGTIINGLIKAGRAADGIRVLNFMEERGFPANQHIYSSVLNGLFKEEKYEEARRMWKEMLGRGCKPNEVVYGVFMDGLCQEGRSNEAEEILQEMTSNGIKPNAFIYSSLLRNFFRTRSSEKALLMWKDMENKGCAVNEFCYSVMLQGLCQEGKLEEATILWNDMLGRGFMPDTVSYSTLIHGHCNLGDVKKGLELFNEMLYRDSLCQPDVITYNILLDALCKEGSMARAINLLNNMMDRGCDPDLGTCNIFLKALREKFDPPQDGREFLDELVLRLFKRERTLGASKILELMLQKHLQPKPLTWEKAVQHLCKPRKVI, from the exons ATGATAATGCTGTTTCGCATTATCCGAAGCAAGAGATTGAATCCGATACTTCTGGGAGCGAAGAAGAATCTATCTTTCTCAGTCCCATGTAAGTCCTCTAATCCAACACTCTGCGACTCTTCAGCCAGAAAGCAATTGGATACTGAAACCGCAATTCCTGAAGAGATCTTCAAGTCGGCCCCGAAGTCAGGCTCCTACAAGCTGGGTGACTCCTCCTTCTATTCCCTTATTGATAGCTATGCGAGCTCGGGGGATTTCTGGTCCATCGAGAAGGTATTTGAGAGGATGAAACGCGAGAGTAGAGTCTTCCTCGAGAGGAGTTTCATTACTGTGTTTAAGGCTTACGGGAAAGCCCGGTTGCCCGAGAAAGCCATCGACTTGTTCTACCGGATGGTCGATGAGTTCCAGTGCAAGCGCACCGTgaaatcattcaattcagtGCTCAACCTTATTATCCAAGCTGGTCTATACAATCGTGCTGTGGAATTCTATTCTAGTATTATGAGTGCTAAGGATGTCAGCATAACCCCAAATGTGCTCAGTTTTAATCTGATCATAAAGTCTTTCTGTAAGCTGGGATTGGTTGATAGAGCGGTTGAAATATTACGAGAAATGCCCGCCAAGAACTCTGCCCCCGATGTGTTTACTTACTGTACATTGATGGACGGGTTGTGTAAGCAGGATAGAATCGGTGAGGCAATTTGTCTGTTGGATGAGATGCAAACTGAGGGTTGCTTTCCAAGTTCCGTGACTTTTAATGTACTGTTAAATGGGTTGTGCAAGAAGGGTGACTTGGCACGTGCCTCAAATCTAGTCGATAACATGTTCCTTAAGGGTTGTCTCCCTAATGAAGTAACTTATAATACTCTTATTCACGGTTTGTGCCTGAAGGGGAAGTTGGATAAGGCCGTACAACTTCTAAATCGAATGGTTGATAGTAATTGTGTGCCTAATGATGTCACATATGGGACCATAATCAATGGACTTATCAAGGCAGGGAGGGCTGCTGATGGAATCCGTGTGTTGAATTTTATGGAGGAAAGGGGCTTCCCCGCAAATCAGCACATTTATTCTTCTGTACTAAATGGGTTGTTCAAAGAGGAAAAATATGAAGAGGCGAGGAGAATGTGGAAGGAGATGCTGGGAAGGGGCTGCAAGCCCAATGAGGTGGTCTATGGGGTGTTCATGGATGGACTTTGTCAAGAGGGAAGATCGAATGAAGCTGAGGAAATTCTCCAGGAAATGACGAGTAATGGGATAAAGCCCAATGCTTTCATTTACAGCTCATTGCTGAGGAACTTTTTTAGGACTAGAAGCAGTGAGAAGGCTCTTCTTATGTGGAAAGACATGGAAAACAAGGGATGTGCTGTAAATGAGTTCTGTTACAGTGTGATGCTTCAAGGGTTATGTCAAGAGGGAAAGCTCGAGGAGGCTACCATATTGTGGAATGATATGTTGGGAAGAGGATTTATGCCCGATACTGTGTCCTACAGCACGTTGATTCATGGCCACTGCAATTTGGGGGATGTGAAGAAGGGCTTAGAGCTTTTCAATGAGATGCTTTATCGGGATTCACTGTGCCAACCTGATGTAATTACATATAACATACTTCTTGATGCTCTGTGCAAGGAAGGTAGCATGGCAAGGGCCATAAACCTTTTAAACAATATGATGGACCGAGGGTGTGATCCCGATTTGGGTACCTGCAACATTTTTTTAAAGGCTTTGAGAGAGAAATTTGATCCGCCTCAAGATGGAAGAGAGTTCCTTGACGAACTAGTACTTAGGCTCTTCAAGCGTGAGAGGACCCTCGGAGCTTCAAAAATTCTTGAATTAATGCTGCAGAAACATCTGCAACCAAAACCGCTTACATGGGAAAAAGCTGTGCAGCACCTCTGCAAGCCTAGAAAG GTAATATAG
- the LOC116195795 gene encoding pentatricopeptide repeat-containing protein At4g20090 isoform X1, producing the protein MIMLFRIIRSKRLNPILLGAKKNLSFSVPCKSSNPTLCDSSARKQLDTETAIPEEIFKSAPKSGSYKLGDSSFYSLIDSYASSGDFWSIEKVFERMKRESRVFLERSFITVFKAYGKARLPEKAIDLFYRMVDEFQCKRTVKSFNSVLNLIIQAGLYNRAVEFYSSIMSAKDVSITPNVLSFNLIIKSFCKLGLVDRAVEILREMPAKNSAPDVFTYCTLMDGLCKQDRIGEAICLLDEMQTEGCFPSSVTFNVLLNGLCKKGDLARASNLVDNMFLKGCLPNEVTYNTLIHGLCLKGKLDKAVQLLNRMVDSNCVPNDVTYGTIINGLIKAGRAADGIRVLNFMEERGFPANQHIYSSVLNGLFKEEKYEEARRMWKEMLGRGCKPNEVVYGVFMDGLCQEGRSNEAEEILQEMTSNGIKPNAFIYSSLLRNFFRTRSSEKALLMWKDMENKGCAVNEFCYSVMLQGLCQEGKLEEATILWNDMLGRGFMPDTVSYSTLIHGHCNLGDVKKGLELFNEMLYRDSLCQPDVITYNILLDALCKEGSMARAINLLNNMMDRGCDPDLGTCNIFLKALREKFDPPQDGREFLDELVLRLFKRERTLGASKILELMLQKHLQPKPLTWEKAVQHLCKPRKGLKLKVADLNCQGADSFAAGGIS; encoded by the exons ATGATAATGCTGTTTCGCATTATCCGAAGCAAGAGATTGAATCCGATACTTCTGGGAGCGAAGAAGAATCTATCTTTCTCAGTCCCATGTAAGTCCTCTAATCCAACACTCTGCGACTCTTCAGCCAGAAAGCAATTGGATACTGAAACCGCAATTCCTGAAGAGATCTTCAAGTCGGCCCCGAAGTCAGGCTCCTACAAGCTGGGTGACTCCTCCTTCTATTCCCTTATTGATAGCTATGCGAGCTCGGGGGATTTCTGGTCCATCGAGAAGGTATTTGAGAGGATGAAACGCGAGAGTAGAGTCTTCCTCGAGAGGAGTTTCATTACTGTGTTTAAGGCTTACGGGAAAGCCCGGTTGCCCGAGAAAGCCATCGACTTGTTCTACCGGATGGTCGATGAGTTCCAGTGCAAGCGCACCGTgaaatcattcaattcagtGCTCAACCTTATTATCCAAGCTGGTCTATACAATCGTGCTGTGGAATTCTATTCTAGTATTATGAGTGCTAAGGATGTCAGCATAACCCCAAATGTGCTCAGTTTTAATCTGATCATAAAGTCTTTCTGTAAGCTGGGATTGGTTGATAGAGCGGTTGAAATATTACGAGAAATGCCCGCCAAGAACTCTGCCCCCGATGTGTTTACTTACTGTACATTGATGGACGGGTTGTGTAAGCAGGATAGAATCGGTGAGGCAATTTGTCTGTTGGATGAGATGCAAACTGAGGGTTGCTTTCCAAGTTCCGTGACTTTTAATGTACTGTTAAATGGGTTGTGCAAGAAGGGTGACTTGGCACGTGCCTCAAATCTAGTCGATAACATGTTCCTTAAGGGTTGTCTCCCTAATGAAGTAACTTATAATACTCTTATTCACGGTTTGTGCCTGAAGGGGAAGTTGGATAAGGCCGTACAACTTCTAAATCGAATGGTTGATAGTAATTGTGTGCCTAATGATGTCACATATGGGACCATAATCAATGGACTTATCAAGGCAGGGAGGGCTGCTGATGGAATCCGTGTGTTGAATTTTATGGAGGAAAGGGGCTTCCCCGCAAATCAGCACATTTATTCTTCTGTACTAAATGGGTTGTTCAAAGAGGAAAAATATGAAGAGGCGAGGAGAATGTGGAAGGAGATGCTGGGAAGGGGCTGCAAGCCCAATGAGGTGGTCTATGGGGTGTTCATGGATGGACTTTGTCAAGAGGGAAGATCGAATGAAGCTGAGGAAATTCTCCAGGAAATGACGAGTAATGGGATAAAGCCCAATGCTTTCATTTACAGCTCATTGCTGAGGAACTTTTTTAGGACTAGAAGCAGTGAGAAGGCTCTTCTTATGTGGAAAGACATGGAAAACAAGGGATGTGCTGTAAATGAGTTCTGTTACAGTGTGATGCTTCAAGGGTTATGTCAAGAGGGAAAGCTCGAGGAGGCTACCATATTGTGGAATGATATGTTGGGAAGAGGATTTATGCCCGATACTGTGTCCTACAGCACGTTGATTCATGGCCACTGCAATTTGGGGGATGTGAAGAAGGGCTTAGAGCTTTTCAATGAGATGCTTTATCGGGATTCACTGTGCCAACCTGATGTAATTACATATAACATACTTCTTGATGCTCTGTGCAAGGAAGGTAGCATGGCAAGGGCCATAAACCTTTTAAACAATATGATGGACCGAGGGTGTGATCCCGATTTGGGTACCTGCAACATTTTTTTAAAGGCTTTGAGAGAGAAATTTGATCCGCCTCAAGATGGAAGAGAGTTCCTTGACGAACTAGTACTTAGGCTCTTCAAGCGTGAGAGGACCCTCGGAGCTTCAAAAATTCTTGAATTAATGCTGCAGAAACATCTGCAACCAAAACCGCTTACATGGGAAAAAGCTGTGCAGCACCTCTGCAAGCCTAGAAAG GGTCTCAAATTAAAAGTTGCTGATCTGAACTGCCAAGGAGCTGATTCATTTGCTGCTGGAGGGATTTCTTAA
- the LOC116195795 gene encoding pentatricopeptide repeat-containing protein At4g20090 isoform X6 yields the protein MKRESRVFLERSFITVFKAYGKARLPEKAIDLFYRMVDEFQCKRTVKSFNSVLNLIIQAGLYNRAVEFYSSIMSAKDVSITPNVLSFNLIIKSFCKLGLVDRAVEILREMPAKNSAPDVFTYCTLMDGLCKQDRIGEAICLLDEMQTEGCFPSSVTFNVLLNGLCKKGDLARASNLVDNMFLKGCLPNEVTYNTLIHGLCLKGKLDKAVQLLNRMVDSNCVPNDVTYGTIINGLIKAGRAADGIRVLNFMEERGFPANQHIYSSVLNGLFKEEKYEEARRMWKEMLGRGCKPNEVVYGVFMDGLCQEGRSNEAEEILQEMTSNGIKPNAFIYSSLLRNFFRTRSSEKALLMWKDMENKGCAVNEFCYSVMLQGLCQEGKLEEATILWNDMLGRGFMPDTVSYSTLIHGHCNLGDVKKGLELFNEMLYRDSLCQPDVITYNILLDALCKEGSMARAINLLNNMMDRGCDPDLGTCNIFLKALREKFDPPQDGREFLDELVLRLFKRERTLGASKILELMLQKHLQPKPLTWEKAVQHLCKPRKGLKLKVADLNCQGADSFAAGGIS from the exons ATGAAACGCGAGAGTAGAGTCTTCCTCGAGAGGAGTTTCATTACTGTGTTTAAGGCTTACGGGAAAGCCCGGTTGCCCGAGAAAGCCATCGACTTGTTCTACCGGATGGTCGATGAGTTCCAGTGCAAGCGCACCGTgaaatcattcaattcagtGCTCAACCTTATTATCCAAGCTGGTCTATACAATCGTGCTGTGGAATTCTATTCTAGTATTATGAGTGCTAAGGATGTCAGCATAACCCCAAATGTGCTCAGTTTTAATCTGATCATAAAGTCTTTCTGTAAGCTGGGATTGGTTGATAGAGCGGTTGAAATATTACGAGAAATGCCCGCCAAGAACTCTGCCCCCGATGTGTTTACTTACTGTACATTGATGGACGGGTTGTGTAAGCAGGATAGAATCGGTGAGGCAATTTGTCTGTTGGATGAGATGCAAACTGAGGGTTGCTTTCCAAGTTCCGTGACTTTTAATGTACTGTTAAATGGGTTGTGCAAGAAGGGTGACTTGGCACGTGCCTCAAATCTAGTCGATAACATGTTCCTTAAGGGTTGTCTCCCTAATGAAGTAACTTATAATACTCTTATTCACGGTTTGTGCCTGAAGGGGAAGTTGGATAAGGCCGTACAACTTCTAAATCGAATGGTTGATAGTAATTGTGTGCCTAATGATGTCACATATGGGACCATAATCAATGGACTTATCAAGGCAGGGAGGGCTGCTGATGGAATCCGTGTGTTGAATTTTATGGAGGAAAGGGGCTTCCCCGCAAATCAGCACATTTATTCTTCTGTACTAAATGGGTTGTTCAAAGAGGAAAAATATGAAGAGGCGAGGAGAATGTGGAAGGAGATGCTGGGAAGGGGCTGCAAGCCCAATGAGGTGGTCTATGGGGTGTTCATGGATGGACTTTGTCAAGAGGGAAGATCGAATGAAGCTGAGGAAATTCTCCAGGAAATGACGAGTAATGGGATAAAGCCCAATGCTTTCATTTACAGCTCATTGCTGAGGAACTTTTTTAGGACTAGAAGCAGTGAGAAGGCTCTTCTTATGTGGAAAGACATGGAAAACAAGGGATGTGCTGTAAATGAGTTCTGTTACAGTGTGATGCTTCAAGGGTTATGTCAAGAGGGAAAGCTCGAGGAGGCTACCATATTGTGGAATGATATGTTGGGAAGAGGATTTATGCCCGATACTGTGTCCTACAGCACGTTGATTCATGGCCACTGCAATTTGGGGGATGTGAAGAAGGGCTTAGAGCTTTTCAATGAGATGCTTTATCGGGATTCACTGTGCCAACCTGATGTAATTACATATAACATACTTCTTGATGCTCTGTGCAAGGAAGGTAGCATGGCAAGGGCCATAAACCTTTTAAACAATATGATGGACCGAGGGTGTGATCCCGATTTGGGTACCTGCAACATTTTTTTAAAGGCTTTGAGAGAGAAATTTGATCCGCCTCAAGATGGAAGAGAGTTCCTTGACGAACTAGTACTTAGGCTCTTCAAGCGTGAGAGGACCCTCGGAGCTTCAAAAATTCTTGAATTAATGCTGCAGAAACATCTGCAACCAAAACCGCTTACATGGGAAAAAGCTGTGCAGCACCTCTGCAAGCCTAGAAAG GGTCTCAAATTAAAAGTTGCTGATCTGAACTGCCAAGGAGCTGATTCATTTGCTGCTGGAGGGATTTCTTAA
- the LOC116195795 gene encoding pentatricopeptide repeat-containing protein At4g20090 isoform X3 has protein sequence MIMLFRIIRSKRLNPILLGAKKNLSFSVPCKSSNPTLCDSSARKQLDTETAIPEEIFKSAPKSGSYKLGDSSFYSLIDSYASSGDFWSIEKVFERMKRESRVFLERSFITVFKAYGKARLPEKAIDLFYRMVDEFQCKRTVKSFNSVLNLIIQAGLYNRAVEFYSSIMSAKDVSITPNVLSFNLIIKSFCKLGLVDRAVEILREMPAKNSAPDVFTYCTLMDGLCKQDRIGEAICLLDEMQTEGCFPSSVTFNVLLNGLCKKGDLARASNLVDNMFLKGCLPNEVTYNTLIHGLCLKGKLDKAVQLLNRMVDSNCVPNDVTYGTIINGLIKAGRAADGIRVLNFMEERGFPANQHIYSSVLNGLFKEEKYEEARRMWKEMLGRGCKPNEVVYGVFMDGLCQEGRSNEAEEILQEMTSNGIKPNAFIYSSLLRNFFRTRSSEKALLMWKDMENKGCAVNEFCYSVMLQGLCQEGKLEEATILWNDMLGRGFMPDTVSYSTLIHGHCNLGDVKKGLELFNEMLYRDSLCQPDVITYNILLDALCKEGSMARAINLLNNMMDRGCDPDLGTCNIFLKALREKFDPPQDGREFLDELVLRLFKRERTLGASKILELMLQKHLQPKPLTWEKAVQHLCKPRKQGVVN, from the exons ATGATAATGCTGTTTCGCATTATCCGAAGCAAGAGATTGAATCCGATACTTCTGGGAGCGAAGAAGAATCTATCTTTCTCAGTCCCATGTAAGTCCTCTAATCCAACACTCTGCGACTCTTCAGCCAGAAAGCAATTGGATACTGAAACCGCAATTCCTGAAGAGATCTTCAAGTCGGCCCCGAAGTCAGGCTCCTACAAGCTGGGTGACTCCTCCTTCTATTCCCTTATTGATAGCTATGCGAGCTCGGGGGATTTCTGGTCCATCGAGAAGGTATTTGAGAGGATGAAACGCGAGAGTAGAGTCTTCCTCGAGAGGAGTTTCATTACTGTGTTTAAGGCTTACGGGAAAGCCCGGTTGCCCGAGAAAGCCATCGACTTGTTCTACCGGATGGTCGATGAGTTCCAGTGCAAGCGCACCGTgaaatcattcaattcagtGCTCAACCTTATTATCCAAGCTGGTCTATACAATCGTGCTGTGGAATTCTATTCTAGTATTATGAGTGCTAAGGATGTCAGCATAACCCCAAATGTGCTCAGTTTTAATCTGATCATAAAGTCTTTCTGTAAGCTGGGATTGGTTGATAGAGCGGTTGAAATATTACGAGAAATGCCCGCCAAGAACTCTGCCCCCGATGTGTTTACTTACTGTACATTGATGGACGGGTTGTGTAAGCAGGATAGAATCGGTGAGGCAATTTGTCTGTTGGATGAGATGCAAACTGAGGGTTGCTTTCCAAGTTCCGTGACTTTTAATGTACTGTTAAATGGGTTGTGCAAGAAGGGTGACTTGGCACGTGCCTCAAATCTAGTCGATAACATGTTCCTTAAGGGTTGTCTCCCTAATGAAGTAACTTATAATACTCTTATTCACGGTTTGTGCCTGAAGGGGAAGTTGGATAAGGCCGTACAACTTCTAAATCGAATGGTTGATAGTAATTGTGTGCCTAATGATGTCACATATGGGACCATAATCAATGGACTTATCAAGGCAGGGAGGGCTGCTGATGGAATCCGTGTGTTGAATTTTATGGAGGAAAGGGGCTTCCCCGCAAATCAGCACATTTATTCTTCTGTACTAAATGGGTTGTTCAAAGAGGAAAAATATGAAGAGGCGAGGAGAATGTGGAAGGAGATGCTGGGAAGGGGCTGCAAGCCCAATGAGGTGGTCTATGGGGTGTTCATGGATGGACTTTGTCAAGAGGGAAGATCGAATGAAGCTGAGGAAATTCTCCAGGAAATGACGAGTAATGGGATAAAGCCCAATGCTTTCATTTACAGCTCATTGCTGAGGAACTTTTTTAGGACTAGAAGCAGTGAGAAGGCTCTTCTTATGTGGAAAGACATGGAAAACAAGGGATGTGCTGTAAATGAGTTCTGTTACAGTGTGATGCTTCAAGGGTTATGTCAAGAGGGAAAGCTCGAGGAGGCTACCATATTGTGGAATGATATGTTGGGAAGAGGATTTATGCCCGATACTGTGTCCTACAGCACGTTGATTCATGGCCACTGCAATTTGGGGGATGTGAAGAAGGGCTTAGAGCTTTTCAATGAGATGCTTTATCGGGATTCACTGTGCCAACCTGATGTAATTACATATAACATACTTCTTGATGCTCTGTGCAAGGAAGGTAGCATGGCAAGGGCCATAAACCTTTTAAACAATATGATGGACCGAGGGTGTGATCCCGATTTGGGTACCTGCAACATTTTTTTAAAGGCTTTGAGAGAGAAATTTGATCCGCCTCAAGATGGAAGAGAGTTCCTTGACGAACTAGTACTTAGGCTCTTCAAGCGTGAGAGGACCCTCGGAGCTTCAAAAATTCTTGAATTAATGCTGCAGAAACATCTGCAACCAAAACCGCTTACATGGGAAAAAGCTGTGCAGCACCTCTGCAAGCCTAGAAAG CAGGGTGTAGTTAACTAA
- the LOC116195795 gene encoding pentatricopeptide repeat-containing protein At4g20090 isoform X4 has translation MIMLFRIIRSKRLNPILLGAKKNLSFSVPCKSSNPTLCDSSARKQLDTETAIPEEIFKSAPKSGSYKLGDSSFYSLIDSYASSGDFWSIEKVFERMKRESRVFLERSFITVFKAYGKARLPEKAIDLFYRMVDEFQCKRTVKSFNSVLNLIIQAGLYNRAVEFYSSIMSAKDVSITPNVLSFNLIIKSFCKLGLVDRAVEILREMPAKNSAPDVFTYCTLMDGLCKQDRIGEAICLLDEMQTEGCFPSSVTFNVLLNGLCKKGDLARASNLVDNMFLKGCLPNEVTYNTLIHGLCLKGKLDKAVQLLNRMVDSNCVPNDVTYGTIINGLIKAGRAADGIRVLNFMEERGFPANQHIYSSVLNGLFKEEKYEEARRMWKEMLGRGCKPNEVVYGVFMDGLCQEGRSNEAEEILQEMTSNGIKPNAFIYSSLLRNFFRTRSSEKALLMWKDMENKGCAVNEFCYSVMLQGLCQEGKLEEATILWNDMLGRGFMPDTVSYSTLIHGHCNLGDVKKGLELFNEMLYRDSLCQPDVITYNILLDALCKEGSMARAINLLNNMMDRGCDPDLGTCNIFLKALREKFDPPQDGREFLDELVLRLFKRERTLGASKILELMLQKHLQPKPLTWEKAVQHLCKPRKGVVN, from the exons ATGATAATGCTGTTTCGCATTATCCGAAGCAAGAGATTGAATCCGATACTTCTGGGAGCGAAGAAGAATCTATCTTTCTCAGTCCCATGTAAGTCCTCTAATCCAACACTCTGCGACTCTTCAGCCAGAAAGCAATTGGATACTGAAACCGCAATTCCTGAAGAGATCTTCAAGTCGGCCCCGAAGTCAGGCTCCTACAAGCTGGGTGACTCCTCCTTCTATTCCCTTATTGATAGCTATGCGAGCTCGGGGGATTTCTGGTCCATCGAGAAGGTATTTGAGAGGATGAAACGCGAGAGTAGAGTCTTCCTCGAGAGGAGTTTCATTACTGTGTTTAAGGCTTACGGGAAAGCCCGGTTGCCCGAGAAAGCCATCGACTTGTTCTACCGGATGGTCGATGAGTTCCAGTGCAAGCGCACCGTgaaatcattcaattcagtGCTCAACCTTATTATCCAAGCTGGTCTATACAATCGTGCTGTGGAATTCTATTCTAGTATTATGAGTGCTAAGGATGTCAGCATAACCCCAAATGTGCTCAGTTTTAATCTGATCATAAAGTCTTTCTGTAAGCTGGGATTGGTTGATAGAGCGGTTGAAATATTACGAGAAATGCCCGCCAAGAACTCTGCCCCCGATGTGTTTACTTACTGTACATTGATGGACGGGTTGTGTAAGCAGGATAGAATCGGTGAGGCAATTTGTCTGTTGGATGAGATGCAAACTGAGGGTTGCTTTCCAAGTTCCGTGACTTTTAATGTACTGTTAAATGGGTTGTGCAAGAAGGGTGACTTGGCACGTGCCTCAAATCTAGTCGATAACATGTTCCTTAAGGGTTGTCTCCCTAATGAAGTAACTTATAATACTCTTATTCACGGTTTGTGCCTGAAGGGGAAGTTGGATAAGGCCGTACAACTTCTAAATCGAATGGTTGATAGTAATTGTGTGCCTAATGATGTCACATATGGGACCATAATCAATGGACTTATCAAGGCAGGGAGGGCTGCTGATGGAATCCGTGTGTTGAATTTTATGGAGGAAAGGGGCTTCCCCGCAAATCAGCACATTTATTCTTCTGTACTAAATGGGTTGTTCAAAGAGGAAAAATATGAAGAGGCGAGGAGAATGTGGAAGGAGATGCTGGGAAGGGGCTGCAAGCCCAATGAGGTGGTCTATGGGGTGTTCATGGATGGACTTTGTCAAGAGGGAAGATCGAATGAAGCTGAGGAAATTCTCCAGGAAATGACGAGTAATGGGATAAAGCCCAATGCTTTCATTTACAGCTCATTGCTGAGGAACTTTTTTAGGACTAGAAGCAGTGAGAAGGCTCTTCTTATGTGGAAAGACATGGAAAACAAGGGATGTGCTGTAAATGAGTTCTGTTACAGTGTGATGCTTCAAGGGTTATGTCAAGAGGGAAAGCTCGAGGAGGCTACCATATTGTGGAATGATATGTTGGGAAGAGGATTTATGCCCGATACTGTGTCCTACAGCACGTTGATTCATGGCCACTGCAATTTGGGGGATGTGAAGAAGGGCTTAGAGCTTTTCAATGAGATGCTTTATCGGGATTCACTGTGCCAACCTGATGTAATTACATATAACATACTTCTTGATGCTCTGTGCAAGGAAGGTAGCATGGCAAGGGCCATAAACCTTTTAAACAATATGATGGACCGAGGGTGTGATCCCGATTTGGGTACCTGCAACATTTTTTTAAAGGCTTTGAGAGAGAAATTTGATCCGCCTCAAGATGGAAGAGAGTTCCTTGACGAACTAGTACTTAGGCTCTTCAAGCGTGAGAGGACCCTCGGAGCTTCAAAAATTCTTGAATTAATGCTGCAGAAACATCTGCAACCAAAACCGCTTACATGGGAAAAAGCTGTGCAGCACCTCTGCAAGCCTAGAAAG GGTGTAGTTAACTAA